The following proteins are co-located in the Bacteroidales bacterium genome:
- a CDS encoding glycoside hydrolase family 92 protein, with protein MQKKYLLIPFLLMIVFKGYSQEGQKEQTSKVPYYNAVQWVNPMIDAANSRWFYFSSACRPFGMVNLSPDTRIGGAWGAGYRYERDTIVGFSHIHAWQLAGVSVLPVVEDVDPRKGVEAYESKFSHQREEARPGYHYVHLDRYGVDAELTSTTRVGFHRYTFPASEESRILFNLGGRLGPSQMTEGEARIVNDREIAGYTVNGPTRRRPKEYPVFFVARFSKPFE; from the coding sequence ATGCAAAAAAAATATCTACTCATCCCGTTTTTATTAATGATTGTCTTTAAAGGATACAGTCAGGAAGGTCAAAAAGAACAAACTTCAAAAGTTCCTTATTACAATGCCGTTCAGTGGGTAAATCCGATGATCGATGCAGCGAACTCAAGATGGTTCTATTTTTCCTCTGCCTGCCGGCCTTTTGGAATGGTCAATCTTAGCCCCGATACCCGGATTGGTGGAGCCTGGGGCGCAGGTTACCGGTATGAAAGGGATACCATCGTTGGATTCAGTCATATACACGCCTGGCAATTGGCAGGGGTTTCTGTATTACCGGTGGTTGAAGACGTTGATCCCCGGAAAGGAGTTGAGGCTTACGAGTCGAAATTCAGCCACCAGCGGGAAGAAGCCCGACCCGGCTATCATTATGTTCACCTTGACCGCTATGGGGTGGATGCGGAACTTACCTCCACCACCAGGGTAGGTTTTCACAGGTACACTTTTCCTGCTTCCGAAGAAAGCCGGATATTGTTTAATCTGGGAGGAAGACTTGGTCCATCCCAAATGACAGAGGGTGAGGCACGGATCGTTAATGACAGGGAAATAGCAGGCTATACGGTAAACGGGCCTACCCGGAGAAGACCCAAAGAATATCCTGTTTTTTTCGTGGCACGTTTCAGTAAGCCCTTTGAAAG